In Geminocystis sp. NIES-3709, a single genomic region encodes these proteins:
- the rpmJ gene encoding 50S ribosomal protein L36: protein MKVRASVKKICDKCRVIRRKGRVMVICSNPKHKQRQG from the coding sequence ATGAAAGTAAGAGCATCAGTCAAAAAAATTTGCGACAAATGTCGTGTTATCCGCCGTAAAGGTCGGGTAATGGTGATCTGTTCCAACCCCAAACATAAACAACGTCAGGGATAA
- the secY gene encoding preprotein translocase subunit SecY has protein sequence MVVSKEKTPTAQETFMQMAQAAGLRSRLLITLGLLILIRLGIYIPVPGIDRVAFEAAVKNLPFLGFLNIFTGGGLATVGIFALGILPYINASIIMQLLASAIPALEDLQKNEGEIGRRKIAQITRYVALGWAIIQSTGITVGLLRPYALDNSPLFVVETVLAITAGSMFVMWVSELITERGLGNGASLLIFVNIVAVLPQTLANTIDYAQTGGRQAIAQVAILILVFLVMIVGIVFVQEGTRRIPIISARRQVGRRLYRERTSYLPLRLNQGGVMPIIFASAVLVLPSSVAGFAEKSPFNAVLNQIAIALRPGSIWYVVTYSVLIIFFSYFYASLISNPEDIAQNLKKMGTSIPGIRPGKATIAYLEGVLNRLTLLGAIFLTIVATVPTFVESATGVTTFQGFGATSLLILVGVAIDTAKQVQTYVISQRYEGMVKQ, from the coding sequence ATGGTTGTTAGTAAAGAAAAAACTCCAACCGCCCAAGAGACTTTTATGCAAATGGCGCAAGCCGCAGGGTTACGCAGTCGTTTGCTAATTACTTTAGGATTATTAATCCTCATTCGCTTGGGCATTTATATTCCTGTACCCGGAATCGATCGAGTCGCATTTGAAGCGGCAGTCAAAAATCTTCCTTTTTTAGGATTTTTAAATATCTTTACTGGAGGGGGTTTAGCAACTGTTGGTATTTTTGCCCTAGGAATTTTACCTTATATTAACGCTTCCATTATTATGCAGTTATTAGCTTCTGCTATTCCTGCCTTGGAAGACTTACAGAAAAATGAGGGAGAAATTGGACGGCGCAAAATTGCTCAAATTACTCGTTATGTTGCCCTTGGTTGGGCAATTATTCAAAGTACTGGGATTACTGTTGGTCTTCTGCGTCCTTATGCCCTCGATAATAGCCCCCTATTTGTTGTGGAAACTGTATTAGCCATTACCGCAGGATCAATGTTTGTGATGTGGGTATCGGAATTAATCACTGAACGAGGTTTAGGTAATGGTGCATCCTTGTTAATTTTCGTTAACATTGTTGCTGTTTTGCCTCAAACTCTGGCTAATACTATCGACTATGCTCAAACTGGAGGCAGACAAGCGATCGCCCAAGTAGCTATTTTAATCTTAGTATTTTTAGTGATGATTGTGGGTATCGTTTTTGTCCAAGAAGGCACTCGCAGAATTCCCATTATTTCTGCCCGTCGTCAAGTCGGACGCAGATTATACAGAGAAAGAACCAGTTACTTACCCTTGAGACTTAATCAAGGTGGTGTAATGCCCATTATTTTTGCTTCAGCAGTGTTGGTTTTGCCTTCTTCTGTAGCTGGGTTTGCCGAAAAAAGCCCTTTTAATGCAGTGTTAAATCAAATAGCTATTGCTTTACGTCCTGGATCAATCTGGTATGTAGTTACCTACTCGGTACTAATTATCTTTTTCAGTTATTTCTATGCCTCTTTGATTTCTAATCCTGAAGATATAGCTCAAAACTTGAAGAAAATGGGTACAAGTATTCCTGGTATTCGTCCGGGTAAAGCAACGATCGCTTATTTAGAAGGGGTTTTAAATCGTTTAACCTTACTGGGGGCAATATTTTTAACTATTGTAGCGACAGTTCCGACCTTTGTGGAGAGTGCAACAGGAGTAACTACTTTTCAAGGTTTCGGTGCCACATCCCTCTTAATTCTTGTGGGGGTTGCCATTGATACCGCAAAACAAGTACAAACTTACGTCATATCCCAACGTTACGAAGGCATGGTTAAACAATAA
- the infA gene encoding translation initiation factor IF-1, which translates to MSKKDLIEMEGTVTESLPNAMFRVDLDNGFNVLAHIAGKIRRNYIKILPGDRVKVELTPYDLSKGRITYRLKGKKG; encoded by the coding sequence ATGTCGAAAAAAGATCTGATTGAAATGGAAGGAACTGTAACTGAATCTCTCCCTAACGCAATGTTTCGGGTGGATTTGGACAACGGTTTTAATGTTTTAGCCCATATTGCAGGGAAAATTAGAAGAAATTATATCAAAATTCTCCCCGGCGATCGAGTCAAAGTAGAATTAACTCCCTATGATTTAAGCAAAGGAAGAATTACCTACAGACTTAAAGGCAAAAAAGGTTAA
- a CDS encoding adenylate kinase, which produces MTKLIFLGAPGAGKGTQAQILAETLGIPHISTGEILRGAIADETPLGLKAKSYVDNGDLVPDDLILDLIKQRLGEEDAQKGWILDGFPRNVSQADFLTNLLQQLNQNCDGVINFDVPDQVLIDRLLGRGRKDDNQETISNRLVVYRQKTAPLIEYYQQHNLLKNVNGDRELSQISQELETIVKS; this is translated from the coding sequence ATGACCAAACTAATCTTTTTAGGCGCACCGGGAGCAGGAAAAGGTACTCAAGCCCAAATCCTAGCTGAAACTCTGGGTATTCCTCATATTTCAACGGGGGAAATTCTCAGGGGTGCGATCGCTGATGAAACTCCTCTGGGGTTGAAAGCGAAAAGTTATGTTGATAATGGGGATTTAGTACCTGATGACCTTATTTTAGATTTGATCAAACAAAGATTAGGAGAAGAAGATGCACAAAAAGGATGGATTCTTGATGGTTTTCCTCGGAATGTTTCTCAAGCAGATTTTTTAACTAATTTACTCCAACAATTAAATCAAAATTGTGATGGTGTAATTAATTTTGATGTCCCTGATCAAGTTTTAATTGACCGTTTGTTAGGTCGAGGTAGAAAAGATGATAATCAAGAAACCATTAGCAATCGCTTAGTGGTATATCGTCAAAAAACTGCTCCCTTAATTGAATATTATCAGCAACATAACCTATTGAAAAACGTTAACGGCGATCGAGAACTTTCCCAAATCAGTCAGGAACTTGAAACCATAGTTAAATCCTAG